The sequence CACGGTGGAGCCGGCCCATGGCCTGTCCGTCGCGCTCGTGCAGCGACTCGAGGATGCGCTCCATGAAGTGCCGCTCCGTGGAGGTGGGCTCCACGAAGCGCAGCGTGGCGCACGACTCGGGCGAGCACACGTCGCACAGGCCGCACGCCTCGCCGGAGTCCTGCACGTCGCCGAAGTGCTGCACCAGCTGCTTCATGCGGCAGCCGTGCGCCTCCGCGTAGCGCCCCATCTGCTCCAGGTGCAACAGCTTGCGCTCGCGCTGCGAGGCATACGAGGCCATCCACCCCGGCCGCCCGCGCGCCACCGTCTCCTCGGGCGTCATCACCACGCCGCCGTGAATCCAGAGCTGCTCCAGCGCCTTGTCGAAGACCTCCGGGTCCGTGCGCACGCGCCCCTGGAGCACCACCTTCGGCTCCAGCTGCGTGCCCGTCGCGTGGAACAGCCGCTCCAGGACGTGGGGCTCGGGGTAGTCGCGGCGGTGGAAGAACTCGTGCGTGCGCCGGTCGATGTACGAGTGCAGCAGCACCGCGCGAGAGGGCTTCCCGTCGCGGCCCGCGCGGCCGAGCTCCTGGTAGTAGCCCTCCAGGCTCGCCGGCAGCGCGGCGTGGATGACGGTGCGCACGTCCGGCTTGTCGATGCCCATGCCGAACGCGGTGGTGGCGACGATGACCTCCAGCGAGCCCTTGAGGAACTCGGCCTGCACGCGGTCCCTCTCGGCGGGCTGGAGGCCCGCGTGGTACGCGGCGCAGGGGAACTCGTCCGAGAGCATCTCCGCGAGCTGCTCGGCGTGCTTGCGCGTGGCCGCGTAGACGATGGCGGGCCGGTTGTCCTCGTCCGACAGCAGCGAGTGGATGGCGTCGCCGCGCGCGCCGGGGTTCAGCTCGCGCACCTCGATGGCGATGTTGGTGCGGCGGAAGCCATGGATGAACGTACGCGCCTTGCCACCGGCCCCGTGCAGCCCGAGCTGCTGGACGATGTCGCGCTGCACGTCCGGCGTGGCGGTGGCGGTGAGGGCCACCACGGGCGCGGGGCGCAACAGCGGCAGCCGCGCGCCGAGCAGCCGGTAGTCCGGGCGGAAGTCGTGGCCCCACTGGGAGATGCAGTGGGCCTCGTCAATGGCGATGAGCGCGGGGGTGCGGCGCGCGAGGAACTCCACGAAGCCGGGTACGCCGAGCCGCTCGGGAGCGATGAAGAGGAAGTCGAGCCGGTCCTCCAGGTAGTCCGCGCACACCTGCCGGGACGTGGCCCTGTCTCGGCCAGAGTGGATGCGGTCCGCCGCGAAGCCGAGCGACTGGAGGCGCGCGACCTGGTCCTCCATGAGCGCGATGAGCGGGCTCACCACCAGCGTGGTGCCCGCGCGAGCCAGGCCCGGGAGCTGGTAGCAGAGCGACTTGCCCGCGCCCGTGGGCATGACGAGGAGCAGGTCCTCGCCCGCCGTGGCCGAGCGACACACGGCCTCCTGGTAGGGACGGAAGTCGGAGAAGCCGAAGGCCTCCTTCAAGAGCGGGCGGAGCTGGTCCGGCGGCGTGGGCGCTCGCTTCACGCGCGTGGGGCGCTGCGGTGCGGACGGAGCGGCGGAGGCTCCGCGACTCGCACGCGAGGGCGTCCCGCTCCCCGAGGAGCCCCGGCTCCATGGGGCTTCGTCGGGCTCGGAGTTTCGCCACGCCCGGGAAGCCATCGGGTCAATCTGGATGCCGCCCTGTGAGGGCGCGGAGGAGCGAACCGGGGCGCCGGCATCACCTCCACGACCGTGGGTGCCCTCGCCCAGCGCGGCACCTGCACGGCCCGGCGACATCACCACCGAAGCATCAGAGAACGCATTGGAGACAGCACGGCGCGGGCCACCATTGCCTCCGGTCAAAGGTCCCACCGGGAGCTGTCCGGATGCGAAGGCAGGCTGCGGTGAGCGCTGAGCACTCTGAGCGGTCGACATGGGCGCACCGGCCGGGCTCGCGGGCCCCTGCCCCACCACGTCGATGACGTACTTCTCGATGCCGCGCAGGAACTCGTCCAGCTCGCCATCGCCGCTCTCAATCCGCTGGAGCCAGGCCTCCCACTGCCCCGTCATGGCCGGCGACTTCACGTGCGGGTGCACCACCTGGATGAGGTGGATGCCCTTCTCCGTGGCCTCCATCACCTTGCCGCGCCGCCTCAGGTACTCACGGTCCATCAACACTTCGATGATGGCCGCGCGCGTGGCGGGCGTGCCCAGCCCCGTCTCGCGCATCGCGTCCGCCAGCTCCTTCTCGTCGAGCGCCCTGCCCGCCGTCTCCATCGCCGTCAGCAGCGACGCATCCGTGAAGCGCGGCGGCGGACGCGTGCGCTTCTTCACCGCCTCCGCGTCCTCCACCGTCTGCGCCTGCCCGCGCTCCAGCCCCGTCGGCAGCGACTGCGGCTCGTCGTCCGGCTCGCGCTCCTCGTCCTCGCCCTTCTTGCCCTCCGCCTTCGGACGCGGCGCCTTCTGTCCGCCGCCGATGTCCAGCACCTTCCAGCCCACGCGCTCCACCTGCGTGCCGGT comes from Pyxidicoccus parkwaysis and encodes:
- a CDS encoding DNA topoisomerase 3, which gives rise to MRWEEMGESPREDRHGSRDGAPARAGGRASVLAVLAEKPAVARDIARVLGAHERGDGYLQGNGYVVTWAIGHLVGLAQPHEIRPDWKKWSRALLPMLPAEWPLVVSKETHTQFGVVKRILNSPEVSAVVCATDAGREGELIFRYIYEAAGCRKPVRRLWVSSLTERAIRDGFQKLADGRDYEPLAAAAMGRSRADWLVGMNLSRLYTLAHGGHGEMLSVGRVQTPTLAMVVEREIAIREFVPRDYLEVVATFVPRSKAVPVGAKYQGTWFRSGADGKPVVKPGEPPREARRLDADGVEAQAIIDRVRRGSAAIESLESEEKRMPPPLLYDLTELQRHANRLYGFSAQRTLEVAQALYEKHKLLSYPRTASRHLSRTVADTLPEVVNAIRAPYEEDLAPGTGGRPLGKRYVDDAKVTDHHAIIPTPTSPEGVRLSPDEQRIYDLVCRRVLQAWHEDHVWRVTTVMTAVTSGAAAAPVVDRFQSTGTQVERVGWKVLDIGGGQKAPRPKAEGKKGEDEEREPDDEPQSLPTGLERGQAQTVEDAEAVKKRTRPPPRFTDASLLTAMETAGRALDEKELADAMRETGLGTPATRAAIIEVLMDREYLRRRGKVMEATEKGIHLIQVVHPHVKSPAMTGQWEAWLQRIESGDGELDEFLRGIEKYVIDVVGQGPASPAGAPMSTAQSAQRSPQPAFASGQLPVGPLTGGNGGPRRAVSNAFSDASVVMSPGRAGAALGEGTHGRGGDAGAPVRSSAPSQGGIQIDPMASRAWRNSEPDEAPWSRGSSGSGTPSRASRGASAAPSAPQRPTRVKRAPTPPDQLRPLLKEAFGFSDFRPYQEAVCRSATAGEDLLLVMPTGAGKSLCYQLPGLARAGTTLVVSPLIALMEDQVARLQSLGFAADRIHSGRDRATSRQVCADYLEDRLDFLFIAPERLGVPGFVEFLARRTPALIAIDEAHCISQWGHDFRPDYRLLGARLPLLRPAPVVALTATATPDVQRDIVQQLGLHGAGGKARTFIHGFRRTNIAIEVRELNPGARGDAIHSLLSDEDNRPAIVYAATRKHAEQLAEMLSDEFPCAAYHAGLQPAERDRVQAEFLKGSLEVIVATTAFGMGIDKPDVRTVIHAALPASLEGYYQELGRAGRDGKPSRAVLLHSYIDRRTHEFFHRRDYPEPHVLERLFHATGTQLEPKVVLQGRVRTDPEVFDKALEQLWIHGGVVMTPEETVARGRPGWMASYASQRERKLLHLEQMGRYAEAHGCRMKQLVQHFGDVQDSGEACGLCDVCSPESCATLRFVEPTSTERHFMERILESLHERDGQAMGRLHRELFGESLARRDFERLAGGLVRAGLARLDVDSFDKDGQVINFQRLSLTDEGRRTRAVDPRQVFLPLPLEKATKKKRRKSEPAGGGTKRTSRKRGSRSGGDDAAPKKPWRANASSGDSAEGRSSWNASRAGRTDVVYDDAPAPSSRGRRAVLSDSDGAEASPALVEALKAWRLAEARRRKVPAFRILTDKVLGAIAVARPENGRELMAIHGVGPALTERYGTEILSLVSRRR